From the genome of Papaver somniferum cultivar HN1 chromosome 2, ASM357369v1, whole genome shotgun sequence, one region includes:
- the LOC113348966 gene encoding uncharacterized protein LOC113348966 isoform X2 yields MSAIVCGKRRSFFEEISATSPPSSSKRLRCSSTSPIRFSPTNINPFSHSSSSSSTFVLPSDNNNLNNNNSVAASAALDHLISIFPGMDKELLERALLECGDDLDSAIKSLNELRLGSVEINSGSTAERADLPSQVTPEDDASAQHSLPQDGLPKNCSEWVELFVREMTSASSVDDAKARASRLLEVLEKSIRSHASMEATGNSQKEYAMLKQQLETLIRENTILKRAVSIQHERQKEYDGTTQELQQLKQLVAQYQEQLRTLEVNNYALTIHLRQATQNNSISGHFHPDVF; encoded by the exons ATGTCTGCTATTGTGTGTGGAAAGAGAAGatccttctttgaagaaatttcaGCAACATCTCCTCCTTCATCTTCTAAGAGGCTTCGTTGTTCTTCTACTTCTCCAATTCGATTTTCTCCAACTAATATTAATCCATTTTCTcattcctcttcttcatcatctacctTTGTTTTACCTTctgataataataatttaaataaCAATAATTCTGTTGCTGCTTCTGCTGCACTTGATCATCTCATATCGATCTTCCCTGGTATGGACAAAGAG CTTCTTGAGAGAGCGCTCCTGGAATGCGGTGATGATCTGGATTCTGCTATCAAGAGTTTAAATGAACTTCGCTTAGGATCTGTTGAAATCAACTCAGGGTCTACTGCTGAAAGGGCTGATTTACCATCACAAG TCACTCCTGAAGATGATGCATCTGCTCAACATTCATTGCCTCAAGATGGCCTCCCGAAAAACTGCTCAGAATGGGTCGAGTTGTTTGTGCGAGAGATGACGAGTGCATCTAGCGTGGATGATGCAAAAGCTCGTGCCTCCAGGTTGCTGGAGGTTCTGGAGAAGTCTATCCGCTCCCATGCTAGTATGGAGGCAACAGGAAATTCTCAAAAG GAGTACGCGATGCTGAAGCAACAATTGGAAACTCTGATCCGAGAAAACACTATCCTCAAGCGAGCTGTAAGTATCCAACATGAGCGTCAAAAAGAGTATGATGGCACGACCCAAGAGCTGCAGCAGTTGAAGCAGCTTGTGGCTCAGTATCAGGAGCAATTAAGAACGCTCGAG GTAAACAACTATGCACTTACAATACATCTGAGACAGGCTACACAAAACAACTCCATCTCTGGGCATTTCCATCCTGATGTCTTCTAA
- the LOC113348966 gene encoding uncharacterized protein LOC113348966 isoform X1, whose protein sequence is MSAIVCGKRRSFFEEISATSPPSSSKRLRCSSTSPIRFSPTNINPFSHSSSSSSTFVLPSDNNNLNNNNSVAASAALDHLISIFPGMDKELLERALLECGDDLDSAIKSLNELRLGSVEINSGSTAERADLPSQEVTPEDDASAQHSLPQDGLPKNCSEWVELFVREMTSASSVDDAKARASRLLEVLEKSIRSHASMEATGNSQKEYAMLKQQLETLIRENTILKRAVSIQHERQKEYDGTTQELQQLKQLVAQYQEQLRTLEVNNYALTIHLRQATQNNSISGHFHPDVF, encoded by the exons ATGTCTGCTATTGTGTGTGGAAAGAGAAGatccttctttgaagaaatttcaGCAACATCTCCTCCTTCATCTTCTAAGAGGCTTCGTTGTTCTTCTACTTCTCCAATTCGATTTTCTCCAACTAATATTAATCCATTTTCTcattcctcttcttcatcatctacctTTGTTTTACCTTctgataataataatttaaataaCAATAATTCTGTTGCTGCTTCTGCTGCACTTGATCATCTCATATCGATCTTCCCTGGTATGGACAAAGAG CTTCTTGAGAGAGCGCTCCTGGAATGCGGTGATGATCTGGATTCTGCTATCAAGAGTTTAAATGAACTTCGCTTAGGATCTGTTGAAATCAACTCAGGGTCTACTGCTGAAAGGGCTGATTTACCATCACAAG AAGTCACTCCTGAAGATGATGCATCTGCTCAACATTCATTGCCTCAAGATGGCCTCCCGAAAAACTGCTCAGAATGGGTCGAGTTGTTTGTGCGAGAGATGACGAGTGCATCTAGCGTGGATGATGCAAAAGCTCGTGCCTCCAGGTTGCTGGAGGTTCTGGAGAAGTCTATCCGCTCCCATGCTAGTATGGAGGCAACAGGAAATTCTCAAAAG GAGTACGCGATGCTGAAGCAACAATTGGAAACTCTGATCCGAGAAAACACTATCCTCAAGCGAGCTGTAAGTATCCAACATGAGCGTCAAAAAGAGTATGATGGCACGACCCAAGAGCTGCAGCAGTTGAAGCAGCTTGTGGCTCAGTATCAGGAGCAATTAAGAACGCTCGAG GTAAACAACTATGCACTTACAATACATCTGAGACAGGCTACACAAAACAACTCCATCTCTGGGCATTTCCATCCTGATGTCTTCTAA
- the LOC113348965 gene encoding probable linoleate 9S-lipoxygenase 5, with protein sequence MCLTEVFGKCLGLKEDERDNDPTRQTVKVKGTVVLMKKNTLDMTDYGASILDRVHELCGKGVCLQLISSDNADPDNGMQGKVGKEAYLEEWVKKITSLTAGLSEFHVTFEWDESIGTPGAFFIKNFHHSEFFLKTLVLEDVPGCGPIHFVCNSWVYPSKHYKQPRIFFSNQSYLTSKTPEPLRKYREDELKILRGEGYQSGELQAWDRVYDYAVYNDLGTNRPVLGNSAELPYPRRGKTGRKPTKKDPNYETRMFLLNLNIYVPRDEKFSQLKFSDFLAYAVKAVGQVIRPEIKAIFDKTPNEFDTFDDVLHLYEGYQGRPKNSNLLNSSCGINLQLIKEVFRSDGAKPLKFPKPEVIQADEFAWRTDEEFGREMLAGVNPVSISRLKEFPPTSTLDPVLYGDHTSSITEEHIEKNLNGMTVKMALEKNKLFILDHHDELIPYLNRINTTGTKTYATRTLLLLQDDGALKPLAIELSLVHPDGEIHGAYNEVYTPVQEGVEGSIWQLAKAYAAVNDSGVHQLISHWLLTHAVIEPFIIATNRHLSALHPIYKLLQPHYRDTMNINALARHILINADGFVERTVFPSKFAMEMSATIYKGWNFTEQALPQNLLKRGIAVEDSSKPHGLRLLIEDYPFAVDGLEIWSAIEKWVHEYCSFYYPSDDLILGDTELQSWWEDLRTQGHGDLKDEPWWPNMQTLSELTQSCTTIIWIASALHAAVNFGQYPYAGYLPNRPTMSRRFMPKRGEPEYDELEKNPDAIFLKTITSQLQTLLGVSLIEILSKHSADEIFLGQRDCPDHWTKDTTIVEEFKRFGEKLVKIENTIMEMNNDEQLKNRVGPVKMPYTLLCPYPLPTDTLGLTGRGIPNSVSI encoded by the exons atGTGTCTGACTGAGGTTTTCGGAAAGTGTTTGGGATtaaaagaagatgaaagagaTAATGATCCAACCAGGCAAACAGTCAAAGTTAAAGGAAcagttgttttgatgaagaaaaaTACTCTGGATATGACTGATTATGGTGCATCTATACTTGATCGTGTTCATGAGTTATGTGGTAAAGGTGTTTGTTTACAGCTTATCAGTTCTGATAATGCTGACCCAG ATAATGGAATGCAAGGAAAAGTTGGCAAAGAAGCGTATTTGGAAGAATGGGTGAAAAAAATAACATCATTGACTGCTGGATTATCAGAATTTCATGTCACATTTGAATGGGATGAATCCATTGGAACTCCTGGTGCATTTTTCATCAAGAATTTTCACCATAGTGAATTCTTTCTCAAAACCTTAGTCCTAGAAGATGTGCCAGGGTGTGGTCCTATTCACTTTGTTTGTAATTCTTGGGTTTACCCTTCTAAACATTACAAACAACCTCGGATTTTCTTTTCTAACCAG AGCTATCTGACAAGTAAAACACCAGAACCTTTACGTAAATACAGGGAAGATGAGCTCAAAATTCTCAGAGGAGAAGGATATCAATCCGGTGAACTTCAGGCATGGGATCGAGTTTACGACTATGCAGTGTATAATGATTTAGGAACTAACCGTCCAGTTCTCGGAAATTCAGCCGAGTTGCCTTACCCCCGGAGAGGAAAGACAGGACGCAAACCAACAAAGAAAG ATCCCAACTACGAAACTCGAATGTTCCTactgaacctaaacatttatgtCCCGAGAGATGAAAAGTTTAGTCAGTTGAAGTTCTCAGATTTTCTGGCCTATGCGGTGAAGGCAGTGGGTCAGGTCATTCGCCCAGAAATAAAAGCAATCTTTGACAAAACACCTAATGAATTCGATACCTTCGACGATGTGCTGCATCTGTACGAAGGATACCAAGGACGGCCTAAAAACTCCAATTTATTGAATTCAAGTTGTGGAATCAACTTGCAGTTGATTAAAGAAGTCTTTCGTTCTGATGGTGCGAAACCCCTCAAATTCCCAAAGCCTGAAGTGATCCAAG CGGATGAATTTGCTTGGAGGACGGACGAAGAATTCGGACGAGAAATGCTTGCAGGAGTTAACCCTGTTTCCATTAGCCGTCTCAAG GAGTTTCCGCCAACTAGCACACTTGATCCTGTACTGTACGGAGACCACACCAGTTCGATAACTGAAGAACACATCGAGAAGAACTTAAATGGGATGACAGTGAAAATG GCATTAGAGAAGAACAAGTTGTTCATATTAGATCATCATGACGAACTGATCCCATACTTGAATCGGATAAACACAACGGGGACGAAAACATATGCTACCAGAACACTCCTTTTGCTGCAAGATGATGGGGCCTTAAAGCCTTTGGCTATAGAGCTGAGTCTAGTGCATCCTGATGGCGAGATCCATGGTGCTTACAATGAGGTCTACACACCCGTTCAAGAAGGTGTTGAGGGTTCAATCTGGCAGCTGGCCAAAGCTTACGCGGCTGTGAATGACTCTGGTGTCCATCAACTCATCAGTCATTG GTTGCTTACGCATGCTGTGATTGAGCCATTCATAATTGCTACTAATAGGCACTTAAGCGCTCTCCACCCAATCTATAAGCTTCTGCAACCTCATTACCGAGATACTATGAATATCAACGCTTTGGCTCGTCATATTCTCATTAATGCAGATGGCTTTGTTGAGAGAACTGTTTTTCCATCGAAATTTGCCATGGAGATGTCTGCCACAATTTATAAAGGATGGAATTTCACAGAACAGGCTCTCCCACAAAATCTCCTCAAGAG AGGCATTGCGGTTGAAGACTCGAGCAAACCACATGGATTACGTTTATTGATAGAAGACTATCCATTTGCAGTGGACGGACTCGAGATATGGTCAGCAATTGAGAAATGGGTGCATGAATATTGCTCATTCTACTACCCAAGCGATGATTTGATCCTAGGTGATACAGAACTGCAATCATGGTGGGAGGATCTCAGAACCCAAGGCCACGGTGACTTGAAAGACGAACCATGGTGGCCAAACATGCAAACCTTGTCAGAGTTGACTCAATCATGCACCACAATCATATGGATAGCTTCAGCTCTCCATGCAGCAGTGAACTTCGGACAATACCCATATGCAGGTTACCTTCCAAATCGTCCAACCATGAGCAGACGATTCATGCCGAAACGAGGGGAACCCGAGTACGATGAACTTGAGAAGAATCCTGATGCAATTTTCTTGAAAACCATCACTAGTCAGTTACAAACACTTCTTGGGGTATCTCTCATCGAAATTTTGTCAAAACATTCTGCAGATGAGATATTTCTTGGACAGAGAGACTGCCCTGATCATTGGACAAAAGATACAACAATAgtagaagaatttaaaagatttGGCGAGAAGTTGGTGAAAATTGAGAACACAATTATGGAAATGAACAATGATGAGCAATTGAAGAATAGAGTTGGGCCCGTGAAAATGCCATATACTCTATTGTGCCCTTATCCTTTGCCGACTGACACTCTTGGACTCACAGGAAGGGGAATACCGAACAGTGTGTCCATATAA